A genomic segment from Bradyrhizobium diazoefficiens USDA 110 encodes:
- a CDS encoding maleate cis-trans isomerase family protein: MVMRKRLGMITPSSNSVLEPVTSAMLHGVADVTAHFSRFRVTEIALDAAALSQFDASVMLPAADLLADAKVDAIAWNGTSASWLGIGRDRNLCEAITARTGVPATTSTLACIDAARALGAKRVGLVSPYTDDVQRRIAEVWAEEGIAPRAERHLGLRDNFSFGEVAPATIAGMIRAVAAEGSDAIVILCTNLDGAALAASLERELDIAVLDSVAVTLWRTLSLAGGDIAALAEWGRIFQTMSAIK; encoded by the coding sequence ATGGTCATGCGCAAGCGTCTCGGCATGATCACGCCATCGTCCAACTCGGTGCTCGAGCCCGTCACCAGCGCCATGCTGCATGGCGTGGCCGATGTCACCGCGCATTTCTCACGCTTCCGCGTCACCGAGATTGCGCTGGACGCCGCCGCGCTGAGCCAGTTCGACGCCTCGGTGATGCTGCCGGCGGCGGACCTGCTGGCGGATGCGAAAGTCGACGCCATCGCCTGGAACGGCACGTCCGCAAGCTGGCTCGGCATCGGCCGCGACAGGAACCTTTGTGAGGCGATCACGGCGCGCACAGGCGTGCCCGCGACGACGTCGACGCTCGCCTGCATCGATGCCGCCCGGGCGCTCGGTGCCAAACGCGTCGGCCTGGTCTCGCCCTATACGGACGACGTGCAGCGGCGGATCGCAGAGGTGTGGGCCGAGGAGGGGATCGCCCCGCGTGCCGAGCGGCATCTTGGACTGCGCGACAATTTTTCCTTCGGCGAGGTCGCGCCGGCGACGATTGCGGGTATGATCCGCGCGGTGGCGGCGGAAGGATCGGATGCGATCGTCATCCTCTGCACCAATCTCGACGGGGCCGCGCTGGCCGCCTCGCTGGAGCGGGAACTGGATATCGCCGTGCTCGATTCGGTCGCGGTCACGCTGTGGCGGACCCTGAGCCTTGCCGGCGGCGACATTGCGGCTCTTGCGGAATGGGGCCGGATATTCCAGACAATGTCAGCCATCAAGTGA
- a CDS encoding tautomerase family protein, with protein sequence MPYVEVLAPQAPNQRKAALAKSVTDGLMSAFGVTADTVTLYFLNIAPDDYAHAGTFGAQATGQRILLKVHAFRRSEAERRAAAIALTRGVCSAYGVPGDDVAVYFLDRDRSEVSHDSKLASD encoded by the coding sequence ATGCCCTATGTCGAAGTGCTCGCCCCGCAAGCCCCAAACCAGCGCAAGGCTGCGCTGGCGAAGTCCGTGACCGACGGCCTGATGTCGGCGTTCGGCGTCACCGCTGATACGGTCACGCTCTATTTCCTGAACATTGCGCCCGATGACTACGCCCATGCCGGCACGTTCGGCGCGCAGGCCACCGGCCAGCGCATCCTGCTCAAGGTGCATGCGTTCCGCCGCAGCGAGGCCGAGCGCCGCGCCGCCGCCATCGCGCTGACCCGCGGCGTATGCAGCGCCTATGGCGTGCCCGGCGACGACGTCGCGGTCTATTTCCTCGATCGCGACCGCAGCGAGGTCTCCCACGATTCCAAGCTCGCCAGCGATTGA
- a CDS encoding MaoC family dehydratase: MDTSVPINLRYEDIALGAEFETAAHTVTEADIAVFADVTRDHHPLHLDAGYAKSRGFPAVIGHGLFGLSLMEGLKSELKLYEETSVASLGWDEVKFKGPIVAGDSLRVRFRFVEKRPTKNPARGIVIETLDLLNQRDEVVTTARHTSLILTRQADRDVTAAI; the protein is encoded by the coding sequence ATGGACACCAGCGTCCCGATCAATCTCCGCTATGAGGACATTGCGCTCGGCGCGGAGTTCGAGACCGCCGCGCACACCGTGACGGAGGCCGATATCGCAGTCTTCGCCGACGTCACGCGCGACCATCATCCGCTCCACCTCGATGCCGGCTATGCGAAGTCGCGCGGTTTTCCCGCGGTGATCGGCCACGGACTGTTCGGCCTGTCGCTGATGGAAGGGCTGAAGTCGGAGTTGAAGCTGTACGAAGAGACCTCGGTCGCCTCGCTTGGCTGGGACGAAGTCAAATTCAAAGGTCCTATCGTCGCCGGCGATAGCTTGCGCGTGCGTTTCCGTTTCGTCGAGAAGCGGCCGACCAAAAATCCCGCGCGCGGCATCGTCATCGAGACGCTCGACCTTCTCAACCAGCGCGATGAGGTGGTGACCACCGCCCGCCACACCTCGCTGATCCTGACCCGGCAGGCCGATCGCGACGTGACGGCGGCCATTTGA
- a CDS encoding ABC transporter substrate-binding protein, which yields MRTSLRWGLVVMAAMFGGSDLASAQTAKIKLGYAKCAHCLPMSLIAGMAKGVEVEATGFNSGNDVLTALVSKSIDVAQVTYLHYITALDKGFDVVAVSGQINGGSECLSSAKLNLPPEDWTTFKTTALKAKSDGQPLKVAASRGNAQDIHMRGAFLKQGVDPNKDIQFINIPNPSDHLAALQRGEVDMICSVEPFASQIRLAGAGKHFVLPYDQAAGNLTNLIVTRSDVIASQRAGVQGVVSAVVELDNKLIADKGPWIEVINKLTGLDKTVATEALKNASPDPAIHRSQTLAIAAMMRDLKYIAKDVSAEAEKNMDYSFLEQATGKAKNDLGY from the coding sequence ATGCGGACGAGTTTGCGATGGGGCCTCGTGGTGATGGCGGCGATGTTCGGTGGCAGCGATCTCGCCTCCGCGCAGACAGCCAAGATCAAGCTCGGTTACGCCAAATGCGCGCACTGCCTGCCGATGTCGCTGATTGCAGGCATGGCGAAGGGTGTCGAGGTCGAGGCCACCGGCTTCAACTCGGGCAATGACGTGCTCACCGCGCTGGTGTCGAAGAGCATCGACGTCGCGCAGGTCACTTACCTCCACTACATCACCGCGCTCGACAAAGGCTTCGACGTCGTCGCCGTGTCCGGCCAGATCAATGGCGGCTCGGAATGCCTCTCCTCCGCGAAGCTGAACCTGCCGCCTGAGGATTGGACCACTTTCAAGACGACCGCTCTGAAGGCGAAGAGCGACGGTCAGCCGCTCAAGGTCGCGGCGTCCCGCGGCAATGCGCAGGACATCCACATGCGCGGCGCGTTCCTGAAGCAGGGCGTCGATCCCAACAAGGACATCCAGTTCATCAACATTCCCAACCCGTCGGACCATCTCGCGGCGCTCCAGCGCGGCGAGGTCGACATGATCTGCTCGGTCGAGCCGTTTGCCTCGCAGATCCGGCTCGCCGGCGCCGGCAAGCACTTCGTGCTGCCCTACGACCAGGCCGCGGGGAATCTCACCAACCTGATCGTCACCCGTTCCGACGTGATCGCGAGCCAGCGCGCCGGCGTCCAGGGCGTCGTCAGCGCCGTGGTCGAGCTCGACAACAAGCTGATCGCCGACAAGGGGCCGTGGATCGAGGTCATCAACAAGCTCACCGGCCTCGACAAGACGGTCGCGACCGAGGCGCTGAAGAACGCTTCGCCAGATCCCGCGATCCATCGTTCGCAGACGCTCGCGATCGCCGCGATGATGCGCGACCTCAAATACATTGCGAAGGACGTCTCCGCGGAAGCGGAGAAGAACATGGACTATTCGTTCCTGGAGCAGGCCACGGGAAAAGCCAAGAATGACCTCGGTTATTGA
- the dapA gene encoding 4-hydroxy-tetrahydrodipicolinate synthase: MMKTFRGTYTVMITPFTAAGEVDVAALRAFVDWQIAEGIHGLIPLGSTGEFLSLDDDEKALVAEVVIGQAAGRVPVLIGTGAEDTREVVRLSRRAEKLGADGVMIIPPFYSTPTDDELVHHYKTVADAIALPIMVYNNPATANVDLKPQLVARIAEIDNCLYIKESTLEVTRVRDIIRLCGDRMTVFGGILGFESFVEGAQGWVAVASNVVPSEMARIFSLVADEGAIKEARELYLKYLPVIEFVGGQAYVAGSKALLGHMGLAVGGPRPPRLPLPAAQDAAALALVKSFGLAWRGASIAAA, encoded by the coding sequence CTGATGAAGACGTTCCGCGGCACCTACACCGTCATGATCACCCCGTTCACGGCAGCGGGGGAGGTCGATGTCGCAGCCTTGCGCGCCTTCGTCGACTGGCAGATCGCGGAGGGCATTCATGGGCTGATCCCGCTCGGCTCGACCGGCGAATTCCTGTCTCTCGACGACGACGAGAAGGCGCTGGTGGCGGAGGTCGTCATCGGCCAGGCCGCGGGGCGCGTGCCCGTGCTGATCGGCACCGGTGCGGAGGATACGCGCGAGGTGGTTCGCCTCAGCCGCCGTGCCGAAAAGCTGGGCGCCGACGGCGTCATGATCATTCCGCCGTTCTATTCGACGCCGACCGACGATGAGCTCGTCCATCACTACAAGACGGTGGCCGACGCGATCGCGCTGCCGATCATGGTCTACAACAACCCGGCGACCGCCAATGTCGATCTCAAGCCACAGCTCGTGGCGCGCATCGCCGAGATTGACAACTGTCTCTATATCAAGGAGTCGACGCTGGAGGTGACGCGGGTGCGCGACATCATCCGGCTCTGCGGCGACAGGATGACCGTGTTCGGCGGCATCCTCGGCTTCGAATCCTTCGTCGAGGGCGCGCAAGGCTGGGTCGCGGTGGCCTCCAATGTGGTGCCGTCCGAGATGGCGCGCATCTTCAGCCTCGTCGCAGACGAGGGCGCCATCAAGGAGGCGCGCGAGCTCTATCTGAAATATCTGCCGGTGATCGAGTTCGTCGGCGGCCAGGCCTATGTCGCCGGCAGCAAGGCGCTGCTCGGCCATATGGGCCTTGCGGTCGGCGGCCCGCGCCCGCCGCGACTGCCGCTGCCGGCCGCACAGGACGCGGCCGCGCTGGCGCTGGTCAAGTCGTTCGGTCTGGCGTGGCGCGGCGCGTCCATTGCAGCCGCTTAA
- a CDS encoding ABC transporter permease, with the protein MTSVIDAAPVKPAFRLTRAFQGLERVVVPALLIAGWEAFARSGMLPPALLPAPSAVLHALGDWVFGFDETTQTYSGHWLRDALASALRVFGGFALASALGILAGVAIGWSRLFEKTLEPTLQMLRPIPPVSWIPLAIIWFGIADKPAIFLVFLGAFFPVLMNSIHGVKTVDHNLVRAGAMMGASQRQMLTDIVLPAALPSIFAGLRIAVGSAWMLTVTAEMVAVKSGLGYVLWDSYYFLRYDIVLAAMISIGLLGYLSDLGLKAIMARTLRWQQTTTVQGRAG; encoded by the coding sequence ATGACCTCGGTTATTGATGCCGCGCCGGTCAAGCCGGCGTTCCGGCTGACACGGGCGTTCCAGGGGCTCGAACGCGTCGTCGTCCCCGCGCTGCTGATCGCGGGCTGGGAAGCCTTTGCCCGCAGCGGCATGCTGCCGCCGGCGCTGCTACCGGCGCCGAGCGCGGTGCTGCATGCGCTCGGCGACTGGGTGTTCGGCTTCGACGAGACCACGCAGACCTATTCGGGGCACTGGCTGCGCGATGCGCTCGCCAGCGCTCTTCGCGTCTTCGGCGGCTTTGCGCTGGCAAGCGCGCTCGGCATTCTCGCTGGCGTCGCGATCGGCTGGTCGCGCCTGTTCGAGAAGACGCTGGAGCCGACGCTGCAGATGCTGCGGCCGATCCCGCCGGTGTCCTGGATTCCGCTGGCGATCATCTGGTTCGGCATCGCCGACAAGCCCGCGATCTTTCTCGTCTTCCTCGGCGCCTTCTTTCCCGTGCTGATGAACAGCATTCACGGGGTGAAGACCGTGGACCACAATCTCGTGCGTGCCGGCGCGATGATGGGCGCAAGCCAGCGGCAGATGTTGACCGATATCGTGCTGCCGGCGGCGCTGCCCTCGATCTTCGCAGGCCTGCGCATCGCGGTCGGCTCGGCCTGGATGCTAACGGTCACCGCCGAGATGGTGGCGGTGAAGAGCGGCCTCGGCTACGTCCTGTGGGATTCCTACTACTTCCTGCGCTACGACATCGTGCTTGCCGCGATGATCTCGATCGGGCTGCTAGGCTATCTCTCCGACCTCGGCCTCAAGGCGATCATGGCGCGCACGCTGCGCTGGCAGCAGACGACCACCGTGCAGGGCAGGGCAGGCTGA
- a CDS encoding acyl CoA:acetate/3-ketoacid CoA transferase yields the protein MLSIITAAEAARLIRDADTLIVGGNGGTGAAEAILDALEQRFISGQGPHNLTLINITGVGAVTEKGLCHLAHEGLVARVIGGNFGLQVPFMRLVRDELIDAYNFPQGVMSQLCRAMAAKHPGVLTHVGLNTYMDPRQDGGRMNKRTTAPLVDLLELHGQSWLLYRVPAPPDVAIIRGTSADEDGYVSMEHEGTTREDLSIAQAVHNAGGTVICQVKRIVKRGSIHPQMVKIPGFLIDHIVLEPDQMQTYGTAYDPARCGETRVPEAMITPDPLTERRVIARRAAFELRPRDVVNLGVGISAMIPNVAAEEGISDLITLTVESGVVGGVPGHAREFGTAINPRVILDQAYQFDFYDGGGLSCAFLSFAEVDEAGNVNVTRFGDRRDGSGGFIDITQNAKRLIFSGTMTGGKFDIGVENGRLAIRRDGAFRKFVPQVGQISFSASLAAQRGQHVSYVTERAVFELENGSVTLTEIAPGARLEEDILAHMGFRPRISPQLKDMDPRIFRSGPMGIAQSFKALPARPRKVA from the coding sequence ATGCTGAGCATCATCACGGCGGCAGAGGCCGCCCGCCTCATCCGCGATGCCGACACGCTGATCGTCGGCGGCAATGGCGGCACGGGGGCAGCCGAAGCCATTCTAGACGCGCTGGAGCAGCGCTTCATCAGTGGCCAGGGTCCGCACAATCTGACCCTGATCAACATCACCGGCGTCGGCGCCGTGACCGAGAAAGGCCTCTGCCATCTCGCCCATGAAGGCCTGGTCGCGCGCGTGATCGGCGGCAATTTCGGCTTGCAAGTGCCGTTCATGCGCCTCGTTCGTGACGAGCTGATCGACGCCTATAATTTTCCGCAAGGCGTGATGAGCCAGCTCTGCCGCGCCATGGCGGCGAAACATCCGGGCGTGCTCACCCATGTCGGTCTCAACACCTATATGGATCCGCGCCAGGACGGCGGCCGCATGAACAAGCGCACCACCGCTCCGCTGGTCGACCTGCTCGAGCTGCACGGCCAGTCGTGGCTGCTCTACCGCGTCCCCGCCCCGCCCGATGTCGCCATCATCCGCGGCACCTCCGCCGACGAAGACGGCTATGTCAGCATGGAGCACGAGGGTACGACGCGCGAGGATCTTTCGATCGCGCAGGCCGTGCACAATGCGGGCGGCACCGTGATCTGCCAGGTCAAGCGGATCGTAAAGCGCGGCTCGATCCATCCGCAGATGGTCAAGATCCCCGGCTTCCTGATCGACCATATCGTGCTCGAGCCCGATCAGATGCAGACCTACGGCACCGCCTACGATCCGGCGCGCTGCGGTGAAACGCGTGTGCCCGAGGCGATGATCACGCCCGATCCGCTGACCGAGCGCCGGGTGATCGCCCGCCGCGCCGCCTTCGAGCTACGCCCGCGCGACGTCGTCAATCTCGGCGTCGGCATCTCCGCGATGATCCCGAACGTCGCGGCCGAGGAAGGCATCTCCGACCTGATCACGCTGACGGTCGAATCCGGCGTGGTCGGCGGCGTGCCGGGCCATGCGCGCGAATTCGGCACCGCGATCAATCCGCGCGTCATTCTCGACCAGGCCTATCAGTTCGACTTCTACGACGGCGGCGGGCTGTCTTGCGCCTTCCTCTCCTTCGCCGAGGTGGACGAGGCCGGCAACGTCAACGTCACCCGCTTCGGCGATCGCCGCGACGGCTCCGGCGGCTTCATCGACATCACGCAGAACGCCAAGCGATTGATCTTCAGCGGCACCATGACCGGTGGCAAGTTCGATATCGGCGTCGAGAACGGGCGCCTTGCGATCCGGCGCGACGGCGCCTTCCGCAAGTTTGTGCCGCAGGTTGGTCAGATCAGCTTCAGTGCCTCGCTTGCCGCGCAGCGCGGCCAGCACGTCAGCTATGTCACCGAGCGCGCCGTGTTCGAACTGGAGAACGGCAGCGTGACCTTGACCGAGATCGCGCCGGGCGCCCGCCTGGAGGAGGACATCCTCGCCCATATGGGCTTTCGGCCGCGCATTAGCCCGCAACTGAAGGACATGGATCCGCGCATCTTCCGCTCCGGGCCCATGGGCATCGCGCAGAGCTTCAAGGCCTTGCCGGCGCGGCCGCGCAAGGTCGCCTGA
- a CDS encoding acyl-CoA dehydrogenase family protein has protein sequence MDRFYSQDQKALRETARRFAEAEILPRAATIDREDRFDRTLYKGMADLGLFGICLREGAGGAGLDAVAACIAMEELARCSGAVANAFAIPVEAVLFFDHHGTDAHKALIPKILSGDIIPATAVSEPDHGSDVAGIRTHAVRESNGWRLNGTKAWVTLGGVADRIMVFARTGSEAGHRSISCLLVDGALPGIARGKNEELLGMHGLDDCQITFSDVRLPADSVMGPENQAFKMAMSNFNFSRLMMASMALGMAQAAFEDATAYARDRKQFGQAIIGFQAVQFMLADMSTDIAAARLLIHHAARLHDAGEPIAKEAAQAKLFTTDMAMKHVSNALQIHGGNGYSREYRIERLFRDVRLAQIYEGTNQIQRLIIARQVEKEAA, from the coding sequence ATGGACCGCTTCTACTCTCAAGACCAGAAAGCCCTGCGCGAGACAGCGCGCCGCTTCGCGGAGGCTGAGATCCTCCCGCGCGCCGCCACGATCGACCGCGAGGACCGCTTCGACCGCACGCTCTACAAGGGCATGGCCGATCTCGGACTGTTCGGCATCTGCCTGCGCGAAGGCGCCGGAGGCGCCGGCCTGGATGCAGTCGCGGCCTGCATCGCGATGGAGGAGCTGGCGCGATGCTCCGGCGCAGTCGCCAATGCCTTCGCGATCCCCGTCGAGGCGGTGCTGTTCTTCGACCATCACGGCACCGACGCGCACAAGGCACTGATCCCGAAAATTCTCAGCGGCGACATTATTCCTGCGACCGCCGTCTCGGAGCCCGACCATGGCTCCGACGTCGCCGGCATCCGCACCCATGCGGTGCGCGAGAGCAACGGCTGGCGGCTCAACGGCACCAAGGCCTGGGTGACGCTCGGCGGTGTCGCCGACCGCATCATGGTGTTCGCGCGCACCGGCAGCGAGGCGGGCCACCGTTCCATCTCCTGCCTGCTGGTCGACGGCGCCCTGCCCGGCATCGCCCGCGGCAAGAACGAGGAGCTGCTCGGCATGCACGGCCTCGACGACTGCCAGATCACCTTCTCCGACGTGCGCCTGCCGGCCGACAGTGTGATGGGGCCGGAGAACCAGGCCTTCAAGATGGCCATGAGCAATTTCAACTTCAGCCGGCTGATGATGGCCTCGATGGCGCTCGGCATGGCGCAGGCCGCGTTCGAGGACGCCACCGCCTATGCCCGCGACCGCAAGCAGTTCGGCCAGGCCATCATCGGCTTCCAGGCGGTTCAGTTCATGCTCGCGGACATGTCGACCGACATCGCCGCCGCGCGGCTTCTGATCCACCACGCCGCGCGCCTGCACGATGCCGGCGAGCCGATCGCCAAGGAGGCGGCGCAGGCCAAACTGTTCACGACCGACATGGCGATGAAGCACGTTTCCAACGCGCTGCAGATCCACGGCGGCAACGGCTATTCGCGCGAATATCGCATCGAGCGGCTGTTCCGCGACGTCCGCCTCGCCCAGATCTACGAGGGCACCAACCAGATCCAGCGGCTCATCATCGCCCGCCAGGTCGAGAAGGAGGCCGCGTGA
- a CDS encoding LacI family DNA-binding transcriptional regulator: MTVTLKDVAQAARVSVSTASRALTGTGLTSERTQQRLTRIARELGYRPNPIARGLKTGQSRLVALLVHNLTNASFQVMAEVVQARLKALGYQMLLCIGGDDPQQESDTLTTLVDHRIDGLIVVPTGKNGPQLKALAKDVPIVCLVRRDDATDLETVLADDPQGAYLGTRHLIELGHKRIGLIVGRQDTTSGRERLSGYVRALREAGIAKDDTLIHAGHFVPETGATGCRKLLDLPRPPSAIFVANHEATLGVLRVTAERNIAIPDDLSLLCYEDMPWFEWHRPAISIVDNGARDLANLAVDRLLQRMDAKGNGNDGVREYRVGARLIKRDSCRQFDAPPPARSAKSKSSSSKSSAAKSAKV, from the coding sequence ATGACCGTCACGCTCAAAGATGTGGCACAGGCGGCCCGCGTTTCGGTCAGTACCGCCTCGCGCGCACTGACGGGAACCGGTCTGACCAGCGAGCGCACGCAGCAGCGCCTGACGCGCATCGCGCGCGAGCTAGGCTATCGGCCGAACCCCATCGCGCGCGGACTGAAGACCGGACAATCGCGGCTCGTCGCGCTTCTGGTTCACAACCTCACCAACGCCTCGTTCCAGGTGATGGCCGAAGTGGTGCAGGCGCGCCTGAAGGCGCTGGGTTATCAGATGCTTCTGTGCATCGGCGGCGACGATCCGCAGCAGGAGAGCGACACCCTCACCACGCTGGTCGACCATCGTATCGACGGGCTGATCGTGGTGCCCACCGGCAAGAACGGCCCGCAGCTCAAGGCGTTGGCGAAGGACGTCCCGATCGTCTGCCTGGTGCGGCGCGACGACGCAACCGATCTCGAGACCGTGCTCGCCGACGATCCGCAAGGCGCCTATCTCGGCACACGCCATTTGATCGAGCTCGGCCACAAGCGCATCGGGTTGATCGTCGGCCGCCAGGACACGACGTCCGGCCGCGAGCGACTGTCCGGCTATGTCCGCGCGCTGCGCGAGGCCGGCATCGCCAAGGACGACACATTGATTCACGCCGGCCATTTCGTCCCCGAGACCGGTGCGACGGGCTGCCGCAAGCTGCTGGACCTCCCTCGCCCGCCGAGCGCGATCTTCGTGGCCAACCACGAGGCAACGCTCGGCGTGCTGCGCGTGACGGCGGAGCGGAACATCGCGATCCCCGACGACCTCTCGCTGCTCTGCTACGAGGACATGCCGTGGTTCGAATGGCATCGCCCCGCCATCAGCATCGTCGACAACGGCGCGCGCGATCTCGCCAATCTCGCCGTCGACCGGTTGCTGCAACGCATGGATGCGAAGGGCAACGGCAATGACGGCGTTCGCGAATATCGCGTCGGCGCCCGGCTGATCAAGCGCGACTCCTGCCGCCAGTTCGATGCCCCGCCCCCTGCGAGATCCGCGAAGTCCAAATCATCTTCATCCAAATCATCTGCGGCCAAATCCGCGAAGGTCTGA
- a CDS encoding ABC transporter ATP-binding protein, which translates to MAAIELRNIVKVFSDKRRGRDLLTLDNINLDIEANDFVCLLGPSGCGKSTLLNIIAGFEQATSGRTLVGGKQVERPGSDRGVVFQQPTLMPWLTAIDNIAFHLKLKGVGKAERHHRAMEFIDLVGLRGFEHHHPSEMSGGMNQRVGIARALLMNPSVILMDEPFAALDAQTKLEMQEELVAIWQKRRCTIVFVTHSVDEALVLGNKIVVMTKRPGRIREAVNFDLPRPRDITSPEFNDAKRHILALIREESTRLAQAS; encoded by the coding sequence ATGGCGGCAATCGAGCTTCGCAACATCGTCAAGGTATTCTCCGACAAGCGGCGCGGCCGCGATCTCCTGACGCTGGACAACATCAATCTCGACATCGAGGCCAATGACTTCGTCTGCCTGCTCGGCCCGTCCGGCTGCGGCAAGTCAACCTTGCTCAACATCATCGCCGGCTTCGAGCAGGCGACGAGCGGCCGCACGCTGGTCGGCGGCAAGCAGGTGGAGCGGCCCGGCTCGGACCGCGGCGTGGTGTTCCAGCAGCCGACCCTGATGCCGTGGCTGACGGCGATCGACAACATTGCGTTCCATCTCAAGCTCAAGGGCGTCGGCAAGGCCGAACGGCACCACCGCGCCATGGAGTTCATCGATCTCGTCGGCCTGCGCGGCTTCGAGCACCATCATCCCTCCGAGATGTCCGGCGGCATGAACCAGCGGGTCGGGATCGCCCGCGCGCTGCTGATGAACCCGAGCGTCATCCTGATGGACGAGCCGTTCGCGGCGCTCGACGCCCAGACCAAGCTCGAAATGCAGGAGGAACTGGTCGCGATCTGGCAGAAGCGCCGCTGCACCATCGTGTTCGTCACCCACAGCGTCGACGAGGCGCTGGTGCTCGGCAACAAGATCGTGGTGATGACCAAGCGGCCGGGGCGGATCCGCGAGGCCGTCAATTTCGACCTGCCGCGTCCGCGCGACATCACCAGCCCCGAATTCAACGACGCCAAGCGCCACATCCTGGCTCTGATCCGGGAGGAGTCGACGCGCCTCGCGCAGGCGTCGTAG
- the hydA gene encoding dihydropyrimidinase, with product MGPDIPDNVSHQVTETSVTQLDLAIRGGTIVTASDEFRADIGIRDGRIVSIADHLEGAAREIDATGLLALPGGIDSHVHISQASGPDVVMADDFASATRAAAAGGNTMVLPFALQEKGTSLRTCVENYRKLAEGECYIDTAFHLIISDPTAVVLGQELPALVKDGYTSFKVFMTYDDLVLSDKQLLEVFDVARREEALVMVHCEGYDAIRFLTTKLEREGHIAPYYHGVSRPQAVEREATHRAISHAEIVGVPIMIVHVSGREAMEQVRWAQQRGLPVHAETCPQYITLTADDMKGLNMDITGAKYVCSPPPRDAESQQAIWEGITSGVFQTFSSDHCPFRYDDPKGKLTPNSRTSFRWVPNGIPGVETRLPILFSEGVSKGRISLQKFVELTATNHARIYGLYPRKGSIGVGFDADIVLWDPKLKKPIQQADLHHGADYTPWEGFDVTGWPVTTVARGRVVYEHGRIVGDKGAGEVLSRGKSSLV from the coding sequence ATGGGGCCGGATATTCCAGACAATGTCAGCCATCAAGTGACGGAGACATCAGTGACGCAGCTCGATCTCGCCATTCGCGGCGGCACCATCGTGACGGCCAGCGACGAGTTCCGCGCCGATATCGGCATCCGTGACGGCCGCATCGTCAGCATCGCCGATCATCTCGAGGGCGCGGCGCGCGAGATCGACGCGACGGGCCTGCTGGCACTGCCGGGCGGCATCGACAGCCACGTCCACATCTCGCAAGCCTCCGGCCCTGACGTGGTGATGGCTGACGACTTCGCCTCGGCGACGCGCGCGGCGGCCGCCGGCGGCAACACCATGGTGCTGCCCTTTGCGCTTCAGGAGAAGGGCACCTCGCTGCGGACCTGCGTCGAGAACTACCGCAAGCTCGCCGAAGGCGAGTGCTACATCGACACCGCCTTCCATCTCATTATCTCCGATCCGACCGCGGTCGTGCTCGGGCAGGAACTGCCGGCCCTCGTCAAGGACGGCTACACCTCGTTCAAGGTGTTCATGACCTATGACGACCTCGTGCTCAGCGACAAGCAGTTGCTCGAGGTCTTCGACGTCGCGCGCCGCGAGGAGGCGCTGGTCATGGTCCATTGCGAGGGCTACGACGCCATCCGCTTCCTGACCACCAAGCTGGAGCGCGAGGGCCATATCGCGCCCTATTATCACGGGGTCTCGCGGCCGCAGGCGGTCGAGCGCGAGGCGACCCATCGCGCCATCAGCCATGCCGAAATCGTCGGCGTCCCCATCATGATCGTCCATGTCTCCGGCCGTGAGGCGATGGAGCAGGTGCGTTGGGCTCAGCAGCGCGGATTGCCTGTTCATGCGGAGACCTGTCCGCAATACATCACGCTGACGGCCGACGACATGAAGGGCCTGAACATGGACATTACGGGCGCGAAATACGTCTGTTCGCCGCCGCCGCGCGATGCCGAAAGCCAGCAGGCGATCTGGGAGGGCATTACATCAGGCGTGTTCCAGACCTTCTCGTCCGACCACTGCCCGTTCCGCTACGACGACCCGAAGGGCAAGCTGACACCGAATTCGCGCACCTCGTTCCGCTGGGTGCCGAACGGCATCCCCGGTGTCGAGACGCGGCTGCCGATCCTGTTCTCCGAGGGCGTGTCGAAGGGAAGGATCAGCCTACAAAAATTCGTCGAGCTGACCGCGACCAACCATGCGCGCATCTACGGCCTCTATCCGCGCAAGGGCTCGATCGGTGTCGGCTTCGATGCCGATATCGTGCTGTGGGACCCCAAATTGAAGAAGCCGATCCAGCAGGCCGATCTGCATCACGGCGCGGACTACACGCCGTGGGAGGGCTTTGACGTCACAGGCTGGCCCGTCACCACGGTTGCCCGCGGCCGCGTGGTGTACGAGCACGGCAGGATCGTCGGCGACAAGGGCGCGGGCGAGGTGCTGAGCCGCGGCAAGTCCAGCCTGGTGTGA